Proteins co-encoded in one Dreissena polymorpha isolate Duluth1 chromosome 12, UMN_Dpol_1.0, whole genome shotgun sequence genomic window:
- the LOC127853437 gene encoding uncharacterized protein LOC127853437 produces the protein MRLFQAQNFYGDTSAPPPPPPFSIDREVTRVMPVYLNQYRDGRRLPTPEKVAVLELSNSFERRRLGKHQRILNDISERCRAQEIDDLSNKLSAKVNLHQAGKPKEMTLYNTTFMGSRLMSKSPPHGIPPFDTADIMNEPEIPFKPNIFEKNYKQFPARRVMRQQTKFEFLRQPTQFPKVEPTQWPKSSSSDSKVHSIRATLAKRQQINGPIQLDHYISPRPDLAPLVLPSIERFHVSAPLESIERSDTCFSTSRMVLGKRSRTQLTMNSSRQPEHRPHEPINLASFGHEYSQLPLTNGHSPPPNSIHELDPPPTLDRLDNTE, from the coding sequence ATGCGATTATTTCAAGCGCAGAATTTTTACGGTGACACGTCTGCCCCGCCTCCCCCACCACCGTTCTCTATCGACAGGGAGGTGACGCGGGTGATGCCCGTGTACCTTAATCAGTATCGAGACGGGCGGCGGCTGCCGACGCCTGAAAAAGTCGCCGTCTTAGAGCTCTCCAACAGCTTTGAGCGACGTCGGCTAGGTAAACACCAGCGGATACTAAACGACATATCTGAGCGCTGCCGAGCGCAGGAAATAGACGATCTAAGTAATAAACTTTCAGCAAAAGTGAATCTTCATCAAGCCGGAAAGCCTAAGGAGATGACATTGTATAACACAACGTTTATGGGCTCGCGGCTGATGAGTAAGTCCCCACCGCACGGCATACCGCCTTTTGATACGGCTGATATCATGAATGAACCCGAGATACCTTTTAAGCCAAATATATTCGAAAAGAACTATAAACAGTTTCCGGCACGCAGAGTCATGCGACAGCAGACGAAATTTGAGTTCCTTCGTCAACCGACGCAGTTTCCAAAAGTGGAACCGACCCAGTGGCCGAAGTCATCGTCGTCCGACTCCAAAGTACATAGCATTCGCGCGACCTTGGCCAAACGCCAACAGATCAACGGACCAATCCAGCTTGACCACTATATCAGCCCGCGACCGGATCTAGCGCCTTTGGTGTTGCCGTCGATCGAACGTTTCCACGTGTCCGCTCCGCTTGAAAGCATCGAGCGCAGTGACACGTGTTTCTCGACAAGCCGCATGGTGCTCGGAAAACGGTCTCGGACGCAACTGACCATGAACAGTTCACGGCAACCCGAGCATCGACCGCATGAACCGATAAATCTGGCCTCCTTTGGGCACGAGTATTCACAATTGCCGCTGACCAACGGTCATTCTCCGCCCCCGAACTCTATCCACGAATTAGACCCTCCTCCTACATTGGACAGGTTAGACAACACAGAGTAA